In one Papilio machaon chromosome 15, ilPapMach1.1, whole genome shotgun sequence genomic region, the following are encoded:
- the LOC106721058 gene encoding enhancer of split mbeta protein, translating into MILPTRAMSPPHGVYTAPPHDEEPVSRTYQYRKVMKPMLERKRRARINRCLDELKDLMVTALQAEGENVSKLEKADILELTVRHLHSLKRRGQLVLKPEMSYAERFRAGFTQCATEVSQFIANATLAANAMQRQGPVDPQAGARLLQHLSNCIRRLESPQVVQPQPIAPGGVARPTPLQAIPGPHPQQTLAMGPHERGAKRTAEASGQGGQGGEEVSSKRAYAPPSPPHSPASEPDPAQSMWRPW; encoded by the coding sequence ATGATCCTGCCCACGAGAGCCATGTCCCCGCCGCACGGCGTATACACCGCGCCGCCTCACGATGAGGAGCCAGTGTCCCGAACCTATCAGTACAGGAAGGTCATGAAGCCCATGCTAGAAAGGAAGCGACGCGCCCGCATCAACCGCTGCCTCGACGAACTCAAGGACCTAATGGTCACAGCCCTGCAGGCGGAAGGCGAAAACGTCTCCAAACTAGAGAAGGCCGACATTCTCGAACTAACAGTACGACACCTTCACAGCCTTAAGAGGAGAGGGCAACTAGTGTTGAAACCTGAAATGTCGTATGCGGAGCGATTCCGTGCGGGCTTCACTCAATGTGCGACTGAAGTATCCCAGTTTATTGCAAACGCCACCCTTGCCGCGAATGCGATGCAAAGACAGGGTCCGGTGGACCCTCAGGCGGGCGCAAGACTCCTGCAGCACCTCAGCAACTGCATACGGAGGTTGGAAAGTCCTCAGGTCGTGCAGCCGCAGCCGATCGCGCCCGGCGGGGTTGCCAGACCCACGCCTTTGCAGGCAATACCGGGCCCCCATCCACAGCAAACCCTGGCTATGGGTCCGCACGAGCGAGGCGCGAAGAGAACAGCAGAAGCGAGCGGGCAGGGCGGGCAGGGCGGCGAAGAGGTGAGCTCGAAGCGGGCGTACGCGCCGCCCTCGCCGCCGCACAGCCCCGCCTCCGAGCCCGACCCCGCCCAATCAATGTGGCGACCCTGGTGA
- the LOC106720985 gene encoding uncharacterized protein LOC106720985: MCLAKDGSPSPQKEVVSPRSPWKKLLNRQSSKPKLPRKVTTSTRVNLNKCWTKLGELISNASPRADLPSQKTVYPEEPLLVPFSEYFYPVDPVKPVPVEDSDNAENQNILNNNRFELISEALEINDNMANEVREICYSATKNNCFVCKLCY, translated from the exons ATGTGTCTCGCTAAGGATGGATCACCTTCGCCGCAAAAAGAGGTCGTGTCGCCTCGTTCTCCATGGAAGAAGCTCTTGAACCGTCAG AGCTCAAAGCCCAAATTGCCGCGAAAGGTGACGACATCGACGCGAGTTAATCTTAATAAGTGCTGGACGAAGCTTGGTGAGCTGATATCCAACGCGTCTCCGCGCGCTGACCTGCCATCGCAAAAGACTGTATACCCGGAGGAACCTCTCTTAGTGCCGTTCTCTGAATACTTCTACCCTGTTGACCCGGTCAAACCGGTGCCTGTCGAAGACAGCGACAACGCAGAGAACCAAAACATTCTCAACAACAACCGATTCGAGCTGATCTCCGAAGCTTTGGAAATCAACGACAACATGGCTAACGAAGTTCGCGAAATCTGCTACTCGGCCACCAAAAACAACTGTTTCGTATGTAAATTATGCTATTAA